One genomic segment of Erythrolamprus reginae isolate rEryReg1 chromosome 2, rEryReg1.hap1, whole genome shotgun sequence includes these proteins:
- the ZBTB9 gene encoding zinc finger and BTB domain-containing protein 9, translated as MAAEGPRSVQIEFPHYASGLLESLNRHRLEGKFCDLSVHVQGRVFQAHKSVLAAASPYFHDKLLLRDAARLVLPGAIEPGAFENLLQLIYSGRLRLRLDALPGHLLAASGLQMWQVVDQCSGVLKELEAAAGALSYSRPWAPRAPRSPSPGLREEGGRGSGRPRLPPHLDLDLEEEEEVVKIRVSEEEEEEEEEDRRAGICSGSADQPVKVVLDEEDEEDEGLCDRGRRGKASREPGTTFALPHEAPKVFYIKQERFDTEEEASSALGGNAACLSESGFLKSLGRPPGASEVAGLCQSEIQAGGQIAYLPLPSGASTDRGCLPGKSQALSADSVAAFPESSWKPVDLHGNEILAHTVHGQAVHAPVKLMSAPDGKKFGCLCGKRFAVKPKRDRHIMLTFSLRPFGCSVCNKKFKLKHHLTEHMKTHDGTLHACQDCGRKFRVQSCFLKHKTLCKGQGWATACWTYK; from the coding sequence ATGGCGGCGGAGGGCCCGCGCAGCGTGCAGATCGAGTTCCCGCACTACGCGTCGGGCCTGCTGGAGTCGCTGAACCGGCACCGGCTGGAGGGGAAGTTCTGCGACCTGTCGGTGCACGTGCAGGGCCGCGTCTTCCAGGCCCACAAGAGCGTCCTGGCCGCCGCCTCGCCCTACTTCCACGACAAGCTGCTGCTGCGCGACGCCGCCCGCCTCGTGCTGCCCGGCGCCATCGAGCCCGGCGCCTTCGAGAACCTGCTGCAGCTCATCTACTCCGGGCGGCTGCGGCTCCGGCTGGACGCGCTGCCCGGGCACCTGCTGGCGGCCAGCGGGCTGCAGATGTGGCAGGTGGTGGACCAGTGCTCGGGGGTCCTGAAGGAGCTGGAGGCGGCCGCGGGGGCCCTCTCCTACAGCCGCCCCTGGGCCCCGCGCGCCCCCCGGAGCCCCAGCCCGGGCCtgcgggaggagggggggagagggtcCGGCCGCCCACGCCTTCCGCCGCACCTGGACCTggacctggaggaggaggaggaagtggtgaAGATCCGGGtgtccgaggaggaggaggaggaagaagaagaggaccgCCGGGCTGGGATCTGCAGTGGCTCGGCTGACCAGCCGGTGAAGGTGGTTttggacgaggaggacgaggaggacgagggcCTCTGCGACAGGGGCCGTCGGGGCAAAGCGTCCAGGGAGCCGGGCACCACCTTTGCTTTGCCCCACGAGGCCCCCAAAGTCTTCTACATCAAGCAGGAGCGTTTCGACACCGAGGAGGAGGCTTCTTCTGCCCTGGGGGGCAACGCTGCCTGTCTCTCCGAGTCTGGCTTTCTGAAATCCCTGGGCCGGCCCCCAGGCGCGTCTGAAGTGGCAGGCCTCTGCCAGTCGGAGATCCAGGCCGGCGGTCAGATCGCCTACCTCCCCCTGCCCAGCGGAGCGTCCACAGATCGCGGCTGCTTGCCTGGGAAGTCCCAGGCCCTTTCCGCAGACTCCGTGGCGGCTTTCCCCGAGAGCTCGTGGAAGCCCGTGGACCTGCATGGCAATGAGATCCTGGCCCACACCGTGCATGGCCAGGCAGTGCACGCCCCGGTCAAGCTGATGTCTGCGCCCGACGGGAAGAAGTTTGGCTGCCTGTGCGGGAAGCGCTTCGCCGTGAAGCCCAAGCGGGACAGGCACATCATGTTGACCTTCAGCCTGCGGCCCTTTGGCTGCTCCGTCTGCAACAAGAAGTTCAAGCTGAAGCACCACCTGACGGAGCACATGAAGACCCATGACGGGACCCTGCACGCCTGCCAGGACTGCGGCCGCAAGTTCCGCGTCCAGAGCTGCTTCCTGAAGCACAAGACGCTTTGCAAGGGGCAGGGCTGGGCCACCGCCTGCTGGACCTACAagtag